In a single window of the Bacteroidales bacterium genome:
- a CDS encoding M23 family metallopeptidase, whose translation MVTPKQSRWKRLNKKLHDKYRLVIMNDSTFERKVSFRLTRMNVFVVVGTAVILLIIATTFIIAYTPLREYIPGYGDVRVQRDIYKLLLKTDSIEQEIARRNLYLENLKYIIAGKDFPNPDLKKPSDSAGNQYMALDFSITPEDSELRKYFEAEDKYNLTFNEDKAAKNSISSFFFFTPVKGIIINGFNPAKRHFGVDILAQKNDAVKSTLDGTVIFTGWMLETGYVISIQHSNNIISVYKHNSVLLKKPGDYVKAGEPIAIVGNSGEFTSGPHLHFELWHGGSPANPINYMSFE comes from the coding sequence ATGGTTACACCAAAACAATCCCGCTGGAAACGCCTGAACAAAAAGCTTCATGATAAATACCGCCTGGTAATCATGAATGATTCCACTTTTGAACGTAAAGTGTCTTTCCGGTTAACCAGAATGAATGTTTTCGTTGTGGTAGGCACTGCGGTAATATTACTTATCATTGCCACAACCTTTATCATTGCCTATACGCCTTTGCGAGAATACATCCCCGGCTATGGCGATGTCCGTGTGCAAAGAGATATTTACAAACTTCTTCTCAAGACTGATTCCATAGAGCAGGAAATCGCCCGCAGAAATCTTTATCTTGAAAATTTAAAATATATTATTGCAGGCAAAGATTTTCCAAATCCGGATTTGAAAAAGCCCTCCGATAGTGCGGGAAACCAATATATGGCGCTTGATTTTTCAATTACCCCGGAAGATTCTGAATTAAGAAAATATTTTGAAGCTGAAGATAAATATAATCTCACATTTAACGAAGATAAAGCGGCCAAAAATTCCATAAGCAGTTTTTTCTTTTTCACGCCCGTCAAAGGTATAATAATTAACGGTTTCAATCCGGCAAAACGCCATTTTGGAGTGGACATTCTTGCGCAAAAAAATGATGCTGTAAAGTCAACGCTAGACGGTACGGTGATATTTACAGGATGGATGCTTGAAACCGGTTATGTTATATCAATACAGCACAGCAACAATATCATTTCTGTTTACAAACACAATTCGGTACTGTTAAAAAAACCTGGTGATTATGTTAAAGCTGGAGAACCCATTGCCATTGTGGGAAATTCCGGGGAATTTACATCCGGGCCACATTTACATTTCGAACTATGGCATGGTGGCAGCCCCGCAAACCCGATAAATTATATGTCTTTTGAATAA
- a CDS encoding 1-deoxy-D-xylulose-5-phosphate reductoisomerase → MKKKIAILGSTGSIGTQALDIIRSFPEHFSTEILCAGSNATLLIQQAIEFSPNAVVIADETKYPEVKSSLEKYDIKVFSGDNSIEQIVESENIDLVLAAMVGFSGLRPTLNAIRHKKNIALANKETLVVAGDIITKTAYENGVSIFPVDSEHSAIFQCLAGEVNNKIEKLILTASGGPFRGKKLHELKNITPEDALSHPVWQMGKKVTIDSATLMNKGLEVIEAHWLFNTNPGQIEVLIHPQSIIHSMVQFADGSIKAQLSIPDMRLPISYAFGYPQRLQTEISRIDWNIIKNFTFEKPDTQTFRNLSLAYNALEKGGNTACIMNAANEIAVNAFLNKQIRFTDIPEIIETAMQRGYYISAPTLEDYFNSDNETRKNTEELIKKINK, encoded by the coding sequence GTGAAAAAGAAAATTGCCATATTAGGCTCAACCGGCTCTATCGGAACGCAGGCTCTTGATATCATACGTTCGTTTCCGGAGCATTTTTCTACAGAAATTCTTTGTGCGGGCTCTAATGCCACACTATTAATACAGCAGGCCATTGAGTTTTCGCCAAATGCAGTGGTAATTGCTGATGAAACAAAATATCCTGAAGTTAAATCATCTCTCGAAAAATACGACATCAAAGTATTTTCAGGCGATAATTCCATTGAGCAAATCGTTGAATCTGAAAATATTGACTTGGTGTTGGCCGCCATGGTGGGTTTCAGCGGACTCAGACCGACCCTCAATGCCATACGGCACAAAAAAAACATCGCCCTGGCGAATAAGGAAACTTTGGTGGTGGCCGGTGATATCATTACGAAAACCGCTTACGAAAACGGGGTAAGTATTTTCCCGGTAGATTCAGAACATTCAGCAATATTTCAATGCCTTGCCGGAGAAGTAAATAATAAAATTGAAAAACTCATTTTAACAGCTTCCGGCGGACCATTTCGGGGGAAAAAACTCCATGAATTAAAAAACATTACTCCCGAAGATGCTTTATCACATCCTGTATGGCAAATGGGAAAGAAAGTTACTATTGACTCTGCAACACTTATGAACAAAGGGCTCGAAGTAATTGAAGCTCACTGGCTTTTTAACACAAACCCCGGACAAATTGAAGTGTTAATTCACCCGCAGTCTATAATTCATTCAATGGTACAGTTTGCTGACGGCTCCATTAAAGCACAGCTGAGTATACCTGATATGCGTCTTCCCATCTCCTATGCTTTTGGATACCCACAACGCCTGCAAACTGAAATTTCTCGTATTGATTGGAATATCATAAAAAATTTTACTTTTGAAAAACCTGACACACAAACTTTCCGAAATCTATCATTGGCTTATAATGCGTTGGAAAAAGGCGGTAATACCGCATGCATTATGAATGCCGCTAATGAAATTGCCGTCAACGCTTTTTTAAATAAACAAATCCGTTTTACGGACATCCCTGAAATAATAGAAACAGCCATGCAAAGGGGATATTATATTTCTGCCCCCACGCTGGAAGATTATTTCAATAGTGACAACGAAACAAGAAAAAATACAGAAGAATTAATTAAAAAAATAAATAAATGA
- the rseP gene encoding RIP metalloprotease RseP, translating to MSGLIMVAQLILGLSILVFIHELGHFLAARAFGIRVEKFYLFFDAWNFKFFKFKKGDTEYGIGWLPLGGYVKIAGMVDESMDKEQMKQPAQPWEFRSKPAWQRLIVMIAGVVMNLILGMIIFTGVILHYEKEYLPNEQVTNGIYAYPAGREIGFQTGDKMLAINGKKIERFKDAVSANVLMGSVITIDRNGNTMEITVPDTMYKNYNKKTRDFFIEAHNFEFAIDSVLDSIPNKDGTIRASSASIAGLQKGDKALIIDSIPINCYGQFRELVWDRKGDSLQMQVLRNTDTLSLSLFVDSSGYIGITSKIPYKTKAYGFGSGIKYGVSDAMGNLWANIRGLGKIFAGKESASESIQGPIGIMKIYGEIWDWHRFWLITGLISVVLAFMNILPIPALDGGHVIFTTWELISRRKVPQKVLERAQVVGMAILIALMVFAVFNDVWKHFIR from the coding sequence ATGAGTGGTTTAATTATGGTGGCCCAACTGATACTTGGGCTTTCAATATTGGTTTTTATTCACGAGCTTGGGCATTTTCTTGCTGCCCGTGCTTTTGGCATCCGTGTGGAAAAGTTTTACCTGTTTTTCGATGCGTGGAATTTCAAATTTTTCAAGTTTAAAAAAGGCGATACGGAATATGGTATAGGCTGGCTTCCGTTGGGAGGATATGTTAAAATAGCCGGAATGGTTGATGAATCAATGGATAAAGAACAAATGAAACAACCAGCACAGCCATGGGAGTTTCGTTCCAAGCCCGCATGGCAAAGGCTCATTGTTATGATAGCCGGTGTGGTCATGAACTTGATTCTTGGTATGATAATTTTTACAGGTGTCATTTTACATTATGAAAAAGAGTACCTGCCGAATGAACAGGTTACAAACGGCATATATGCTTATCCTGCGGGAAGGGAAATTGGTTTTCAAACCGGAGATAAAATGCTGGCTATTAACGGCAAAAAAATTGAAAGATTTAAAGATGCTGTTTCTGCCAATGTTTTAATGGGCTCGGTAATTACCATTGATCGTAACGGGAACACTATGGAAATCACTGTACCCGATACTATGTACAAAAATTACAATAAAAAAACACGCGACTTTTTTATTGAAGCTCATAATTTTGAGTTTGCCATTGACAGTGTTCTTGATTCCATTCCTAATAAAGACGGAACCATCAGGGCCAGTTCTGCTTCTATAGCCGGCCTGCAAAAAGGAGACAAGGCGCTTATAATTGATTCAATACCAATTAATTGTTATGGCCAGTTTAGGGAACTTGTTTGGGACAGAAAGGGAGATTCTTTACAAATGCAGGTGTTAAGAAACACGGATACCTTATCCCTTTCGCTTTTTGTTGATTCAAGCGGGTATATAGGGATAACCAGCAAAATACCTTATAAAACCAAAGCATACGGTTTCGGTTCCGGTATTAAATACGGGGTAAGTGATGCGATGGGAAACCTTTGGGCTAACATTCGCGGCCTGGGTAAAATTTTTGCCGGAAAAGAAAGCGCCAGCGAATCCATACAAGGGCCCATCGGGATCATGAAAATTTATGGCGAAATCTGGGATTGGCACAGGTTCTGGCTTATTACCGGGTTAATCTCTGTTGTACTGGCATTTATGAATATTTTACCCATCCCAGCATTGGATGGCGGCCATGTAATATTTACCACATGGGAATTAATTTCACGCCGCAAAGTGCCTCAAAAAGTGCTGGAACGCGCACAGGTTGTGGGAATGGCAATTTTAATAGCTCTGATGGTGTTTGCTGTTTTTAACGATGTGTGGAAACATTTCATACGTTAG
- a CDS encoding RecX family transcriptional regulator → MCGNISYVSRNMNDVNEKLSGLKTILHKTQEYCAYQERCKQDVLNKLYSWGVDNTRANKIIEVLINDNFINESRFVSSFIRGKFYHNKWGKIKITYELRLRKIDETLIQKGINEIPDTEYFAVIKTLIHKKSKEIKEKDKFLKNQKIARYLIARGFEPNIVFSLLHNK, encoded by the coding sequence ATGTGTGGAAACATTTCATACGTTAGCCGGAACATGAATGACGTCAACGAAAAACTCAGCGGGCTAAAAACAATTTTACATAAAACACAGGAATATTGCGCATATCAAGAGCGCTGTAAACAGGATGTGCTAAATAAATTGTATTCGTGGGGCGTTGATAATACCAGAGCAAATAAAATAATTGAGGTATTAATAAATGACAATTTTATTAACGAAAGCCGTTTTGTATCTTCTTTTATCCGCGGAAAGTTTTATCACAACAAGTGGGGAAAAATTAAAATCACTTATGAGCTGCGTTTACGAAAAATCGACGAAACACTTATACAAAAAGGAATTAACGAAATCCCCGATACAGAATATTTTGCAGTAATTAAAACTTTGATACACAAGAAATCAAAAGAAATTAAAGAAAAAGATAAATTTCTAAAAAACCAGAAAATCGCCCGTTACCTTATTGCCCGCGGATTTGAACCGAATATTGTTTTTAGTTTGCTACATAACAAATGA
- a CDS encoding transglycosylase domain-containing protein: MKHFLLSITVLKNFLYSKMLRKILLYVAGSILLLLVLFFIFRNVVLHAVVDKKCKQFEEKYQAELIIGKAKFTGFTGVTIRDIKIVPYNRSVLFASKKVYAHFRLFPLIIGNIHINKFTLENTLINIIRKGKVNNYDFLFTGTKDTIQQQSDSSFNYAARFNKIFSAVFSNIPDKIEIRNFLVRITADTIRVSSFLPAFRIENRRFLSSVFTSEEGKNRICFVRGEINKAYKRMNFMVYSFPGDKVRVPYIQSKYNFRCDFDTLYAGVFVDGNNSKISITAENLISGLVLNHKKIAQHDVKFKKISFKLCINSFKDFLELDSSSVIAYHRFYFNPYIRISHKPVVKALLKINKEFVAQDLFESLPSGIFENFEGIKTTGKLRLYVYFDLDMRQPDSLKFEASLTGKYFRVIKYGATDFRKINGTFSHTAYVNGMPARTFDVGPENPSYTPLEAISPYLKDAVLISENGGFFYGDGFNAAAFRESIIANIHARRFVRGGSTIDMQLVKNVFLSKNKTISRKAEEILIAWLINNNHLCTKEKMYEVYLNLIEWGPGIYGISEASDYYFQKKPSQLSVSESIFLASIIPKPRWFKSSFDENGKLLQRNQAYFDLIATKLIAKGSATPQDTLDMIKKVEIKGVAKAYMAGDTACYNTDTLFFPMIYN; this comes from the coding sequence ATGAAACATTTCTTATTAAGCATTACTGTATTAAAAAACTTCCTTTATTCTAAAATGCTTCGCAAAATATTGTTGTATGTGGCTGGAAGTATTTTATTACTGTTGGTTTTATTTTTTATTTTTCGCAATGTTGTTTTACACGCCGTGGTAGATAAAAAATGCAAACAATTTGAAGAAAAATATCAGGCGGAACTTATTATCGGAAAAGCAAAATTTACAGGATTCACGGGAGTTACTATCCGTGATATAAAAATTGTTCCTTACAATCGTAGTGTATTATTTGCAAGCAAAAAGGTTTACGCGCACTTTAGGTTGTTTCCTTTGATTATTGGGAATATTCATATAAATAAATTTACACTTGAAAACACATTAATTAACATTATCAGAAAAGGCAAAGTCAATAATTACGATTTTCTCTTTACCGGAACAAAAGACACTATACAACAACAAAGCGATAGTTCTTTTAATTATGCGGCAAGGTTTAATAAAATTTTCTCAGCTGTTTTTTCAAACATTCCCGACAAGATTGAAATCCGGAATTTTTTGGTTCGCATAACCGCCGATACCATAAGAGTTTCGTCTTTTTTACCGGCTTTCAGGATTGAGAACCGTCGCTTTCTTTCATCTGTATTCACATCAGAGGAAGGGAAAAACAGAATTTGTTTTGTCCGCGGCGAAATTAATAAAGCTTACAAACGCATGAATTTTATGGTATATTCCTTCCCTGGAGATAAAGTTCGTGTTCCTTACATACAATCAAAATATAATTTTCGTTGCGATTTTGATACGCTTTATGCAGGAGTTTTTGTGGATGGTAATAACTCAAAAATCAGTATTACTGCCGAAAACCTGATAAGCGGACTGGTTTTAAATCACAAGAAAATCGCACAACATGATGTGAAATTTAAAAAAATTTCTTTTAAACTTTGTATTAACTCTTTCAAAGATTTCCTGGAACTTGACAGCAGTTCTGTAATTGCATATCACCGGTTTTATTTTAATCCTTATATCCGAATTTCTCACAAACCTGTCGTTAAGGCATTGCTTAAAATCAATAAAGAATTTGTAGCTCAGGATTTATTCGAATCTTTGCCTTCCGGAATTTTTGAAAACTTTGAAGGAATTAAAACAACGGGAAAGCTCCGTTTATATGTTTATTTCGACCTTGATATGCGCCAGCCCGACTCGCTGAAGTTTGAGGCCTCTTTAACGGGAAAATATTTCAGGGTTATAAAATATGGCGCTACTGATTTTCGTAAAATAAACGGCACTTTCAGCCATACGGCCTATGTAAATGGCATGCCTGCCCGTACTTTCGATGTTGGCCCGGAAAATCCCTCCTATACTCCCCTCGAAGCCATATCTCCCTACTTGAAAGACGCCGTGCTGATATCCGAGAACGGCGGCTTTTTCTACGGTGACGGATTTAACGCTGCGGCATTCCGCGAATCCATCATTGCAAATATTCATGCCAGGCGTTTTGTGCGTGGAGGAAGCACTATAGATATGCAGCTAGTAAAAAATGTTTTTTTAAGCAAAAACAAAACCATTTCACGTAAAGCAGAAGAAATATTGATAGCGTGGCTTATCAATAATAATCACCTCTGCACAAAAGAGAAGATGTACGAGGTTTACCTGAACCTTATAGAATGGGGACCTGGAATTTACGGCATTTCAGAAGCATCAGATTATTATTTTCAAAAGAAACCTTCGCAACTTAGTGTTTCCGAAAGCATTTTTCTGGCTAGTATTATACCCAAACCTCGTTGGTTCAAGTCTTCTTTTGATGAAAATGGAAAACTTTTACAAAGGAACCAGGCATACTTCGATCTGATTGCCACAAAACTTATAGCCAAAGGTAGCGCCACGCCTCAGGATACGCTGGATATGATAAAAAAGGTTGAGATCAAAGGTGTAGCAAAAGCTTATATGGCTGGGGATACGGCCTGTTATAATACGGACACACTATTCTTCCCTATGATTTATAATTAA
- the sppA gene encoding signal peptide peptidase SppA — MKQFFKFMFASMAGYLLLSIIMFVIFIAMVASMAALTKSKPVTIKENSVITLKLDKPIPDRTSNNPFGDFDFGSMKPQKSQGLDNLSKMLKTAAADDNIKGILLDMTDIPSGIATIEEVRIMLQEFKKSGKFIVSYGDYYTQRAYYLASVADKIFLNPEGELMFKGLAAELMFFKGTLEKLDVQAQIIRHGKFKSAVEPFILDKMSAANREQYQKMLDVLWQQMVDGIAAQRKLTVEELNQIADSLKIQTAADAVKYKLADSLFYRDELHSYIRTKLGLNENDKISFITGPKYFKGMKSKDKLAIGKKKIAVVYAIGSIGTGEGDEKNIGSDCLSQAIRDVRTDSAIKAMVLRINSPGGSALASEVIWREVVLTQKVKPVVVSMGDVAASGGYYIACGAGKIYAQPNTLTGSIGVFGVVPNMENFFKNKLGITFDVVKTNEYSDYITTSRSLKPYETKVLTNQIENIYKVFVGHVAEGRKMKPEDVDTIGQGRVWSGVDAKRIGLVDELGSLEDAIKEAAKLAKMEDYKLVSYPKFKDPFTQILEEMFGENSEVKVKEVLGENYIYYEYLKNLQKQKGVQARLPFDIIIY; from the coding sequence ATGAAACAGTTTTTTAAATTTATGTTTGCGTCAATGGCAGGATACCTGCTTTTGTCAATTATCATGTTTGTCATTTTTATTGCCATGGTTGCATCTATGGCGGCACTAACAAAATCGAAACCTGTAACGATTAAGGAGAATTCTGTAATTACACTGAAACTTGACAAACCAATACCCGACAGGACTTCAAATAACCCGTTCGGCGATTTTGATTTTGGCAGCATGAAACCACAAAAAAGCCAGGGGCTTGATAATTTATCAAAAATGCTAAAAACAGCCGCCGCAGACGATAATATAAAAGGGATACTTTTAGACATGACCGATATTCCTTCAGGTATAGCTACTATTGAAGAGGTACGCATCATGTTGCAGGAATTCAAAAAATCGGGGAAATTTATTGTAAGCTACGGAGATTATTATACACAGCGGGCTTATTATCTGGCCTCTGTTGCTGATAAAATTTTCTTAAATCCCGAAGGGGAACTGATGTTCAAGGGATTGGCGGCAGAATTGATGTTTTTTAAAGGCACACTGGAAAAGCTTGATGTGCAGGCTCAGATTATCCGCCATGGTAAGTTCAAAAGTGCTGTAGAACCTTTTATTCTGGATAAGATGAGTGCCGCGAACCGCGAACAATATCAAAAAATGCTTGATGTGCTTTGGCAGCAAATGGTCGATGGTATCGCAGCACAACGCAAGCTTACTGTGGAAGAGCTCAATCAGATAGCCGACAGCCTGAAAATTCAGACGGCCGCCGACGCTGTAAAATACAAGCTGGCGGATAGCCTGTTTTACCGCGACGAATTGCATTCGTATATTCGAACAAAACTTGGGCTGAATGAAAACGACAAGATAAGTTTTATTACCGGGCCTAAATATTTTAAAGGAATGAAGAGCAAAGATAAACTTGCTATAGGTAAAAAGAAAATAGCGGTTGTGTACGCAATCGGGTCTATTGGTACCGGCGAGGGCGATGAGAAAAACATTGGTTCGGATTGCCTCTCGCAGGCTATCCGCGATGTTAGGACCGACAGTGCTATAAAAGCCATGGTTCTTAGGATTAACTCTCCGGGGGGAAGCGCGCTGGCATCTGAAGTGATATGGCGCGAAGTGGTGCTGACACAGAAAGTAAAGCCGGTGGTGGTTTCTATGGGCGATGTGGCCGCCTCGGGAGGATATTATATCGCTTGTGGCGCAGGAAAAATATATGCACAACCCAACACCTTAACAGGTTCCATTGGTGTTTTCGGAGTAGTCCCTAATATGGAGAATTTCTTTAAAAACAAACTCGGAATAACTTTTGATGTGGTAAAAACAAACGAATATTCGGATTACATTACTACAAGCCGCTCGCTAAAACCCTATGAAACAAAAGTTCTGACCAATCAGATAGAAAATATATACAAGGTGTTTGTGGGGCATGTGGCCGAAGGTCGCAAGATGAAACCAGAAGATGTTGACACCATTGGGCAGGGCAGGGTTTGGAGCGGTGTGGACGCAAAACGCATCGGGCTGGTGGATGAACTTGGCAGCCTGGAAGATGCCATAAAAGAAGCCGCAAAGCTGGCAAAAATGGAGGATTACAAATTGGTGAGCTATCCCAAATTTAAGGACCCGTTTACACAGATACTGGAAGAGATGTTTGGTGAAAACTCCGAGGTAAAGGTGAAAGAGGTACTGGGTGAAAATTATATTTATTACGAATACCTGAAAAACCTGCAAAAACAAAAAGGTGTTCAGGCGCGCCTGCCGTTTGATATAATTATTTATTAA
- the folK gene encoding 2-amino-4-hydroxy-6-hydroxymethyldihydropteridine diphosphokinase — protein sequence MICFSLGSNSGDRFAYLRSAVDRLIKAFGRPASVSSVYETEPWGVKGHNNYLNAVICFETEMTARNIHKRIAVIENIFGRVRMPGKIHPRTIDIDILFYNDEIIHTPTLTIPHPRLHLRKFVLMPLSEILNDFIHPETGISVREMLEKCEDKCCVVKTDFNLFLH from the coding sequence ATGATTTGTTTTTCACTTGGAAGTAATTCCGGCGACAGGTTTGCATATCTTCGATCTGCAGTTGACAGACTGATTAAGGCTTTTGGCAGGCCTGCATCCGTGTCGTCGGTTTATGAAACGGAACCATGGGGGGTAAAAGGGCACAACAATTATCTGAATGCCGTAATATGCTTTGAAACAGAAATGACAGCCAGGAATATTCACAAACGTATTGCTGTCATTGAAAATATTTTTGGCAGAGTACGTATGCCGGGTAAGATTCATCCCAGAACTATTGATATTGACATACTCTTTTATAACGATGAAATTATTCATACTCCAACACTGACTATTCCGCATCCGCGTTTACACCTTCGCAAATTTGTGCTCATGCCTTTATCGGAAATATTGAATGATTTTATTCATCCCGAAACGGGTATCTCGGTCAGGGAAATGCTGGAAAAATGTGAAGACAAATGTTGTGTTGTTAAAACAGATTTTAATTTATTTTTGCACTGA
- a CDS encoding deoxynucleoside kinase, whose translation MYDFIAIEGNIGAGKTSLSTKIAKQFNARLILEQFEDNAFLPKFYRNPKKFAFPLELSFLASRYQQLKDKLSQQEIFSSFTVSDYFIYKSLIFARKTLQEDELALYTRLFDIINASLPKPDLLAYLYMEVPRLKDNIISRGRSYEKDIKHEYLERIQSGYFDFIRQQSGQRILIIDVNNVDFVHSESDYQKTVDAIMRDYPLGVHRISL comes from the coding sequence ATGTATGATTTTATAGCCATAGAAGGAAATATCGGGGCGGGTAAAACTTCTTTGTCAACGAAAATTGCAAAACAGTTCAATGCAAGGCTTATTCTTGAGCAATTTGAAGATAATGCTTTTTTACCTAAGTTTTACCGCAACCCGAAAAAGTTTGCATTTCCTTTGGAACTTTCTTTTCTGGCATCTCGTTATCAACAGCTTAAAGACAAACTTTCACAACAGGAAATATTTTCGTCTTTCACCGTATCAGATTACTTTATTTACAAATCGCTGATATTTGCACGTAAGACCTTACAGGAAGATGAACTGGCGCTTTATACCAGGCTATTCGACATTATCAACGCATCACTCCCTAAGCCCGATCTGCTTGCATACCTTTATATGGAAGTTCCCCGTCTGAAAGACAATATTATTTCGCGGGGCCGTTCATACGAAAAAGACATCAAGCACGAATATCTTGAAAGAATACAATCTGGGTATTTTGATTTTATTCGCCAGCAGTCCGGCCAGAGAATACTTATCATTGATGTAAACAATGTAGATTTTGTTCATAGTGAAAGTGATTATCAAAAAACAGTAGATGCCATCATGCGGGATTATCCGTTAGGCGTACATCGAATTTCGCTTTAG